The Belonocnema kinseyi isolate 2016_QV_RU_SX_M_011 chromosome 1, B_treatae_v1, whole genome shotgun sequence genomic interval ttttatttttcttacgaatctaaataaattttttcattctcttgaaacctttaaaaattctgaaaagacttctttttcaaaatctacattcttattattattattatttttttttaatctttataaagctttcaattatttttgaatcgttttaaaCTTCTATATATCTCTAAACCTActtgattttttcagaaattttgtaatattgcaaagtttgctataaaatcttttaaattcttttcaaaattttaggaaataattttaaattttttgaaatcatttttcaatttaaccttagaattaattttaaaaaaaaataaataaaaaatcatttaaaatttcaccatgaatcttaagaatatcatttttaacctctcgaaacctttcaaaattactcaaaagcttcgaaatattttcccgaaatctttaaaaatccaaattttgtttcaaatctgcaaattttaaaatcgtcaaaacctaaaattattatttaaaaataaaaccaaaaccattaaaaatgttcctataaatctttcaaaattactaaaaacctTCTAATTTCTGTTCAGTTCTTCATTGCAACTTTTTcccccataatttaatttttcttatctatttgaaaatgtgaaagtgaaaaaattatagcGTATTAACaacatgtttgaaaataattacttaaagtataattatttctcaatattaaaatataatttatagttaaatttttctctttttatgaaTAATGTTTAGTAACatctagaattaaattttatgatgaaTCACAAATGCTAATTTGAaggtttttatttacaaaattgatgatgCCAAAATTACTTACCATAATTGAGTTCTGCAGCAAAACACACGGGGTAAATCACCAAGGCTATGAGCAGCGAAATAACTggggaaaatagaatttttgcaattttttaaagcccctaaaaaaagtattgaaataaaatgaaacttacGGGCAATTCCCATGCACGAAACTGCAAATCTGTAGTATTTATGTTTGTTGCGATGGTCTTGAGTTCGAAGACCAAGTCCTGTTAAAACTGTCGCGGCAATGTCTGCCAAAATACACACGATACATAGAGCAGCAGCGGCTCTGATATATCCtagaaaaacaatagaaaatgaGCAATCTCTATTTGGGGCGCaaactcaaatcctggaaaaaaatgaCCTGCCAATTCCAGTTCTTTTCGATTTATCATAcgaatttaatgtaaataatttttttctcaatttctacgaattaatttaatatgttttatttaaaaagctttaaaaaaattatattacaataattaaccaaaataattaaataatactaaaaacataattattcatttcttgaatttatgtCTAAAgtccatgaaataattcaaataaattttgatttgacctTGCACTTAAAATTCAATGCATATTTAGATGAAATTCATGTGAATActctattaaattcaatttaaaccacttcaaatttctaaattttccagtaaaaatattgcatttcaacaagataagtgaatttttatacaaatagtttgattttcaagcaaaaagataaattttctacaaaaatgacgatttttcaataaaatacatgaatccgtaacgaaatagatgaactttccactgaaaaagattcattttcaaccaaatagttgatttttttacaaaacagtttatctTTCAACCGAGTTTTTTATTcacaacttaaatgatgaatatttaactggaatcaGGGACCCTACCgaaaattttattccatttcgttacggtaagttaaaaaaaaaaataattttgatccaatcattaatgtaatttcaaatattatctaATCTTGGGCAAACATAGAGATAGCAGATCAAAGTCGATAATGAAACGGAACGAAAGTTTTTGTCGGGTCCCTGactgaaatacttgaatcttgaaccaaaagatgaagtttcaaataagaaaattaattctttaccaaaaaatacgatttttttcgacaatatatatgaattatcaattaaaaagtacaacatttcaatcaaatagttgaattttgaactaaaattatgaaaatttaactggaataatgaattttgaaataagaagagtcaatccaaccaaaaatggaatagcttaaactacagaaaattttttttatcaaactaatgaattttcaatgaaaatgatgaatcttcaactggaatatttgaattttcaatcaaaaagatgaattttcaagcaataaaattaatttctacaaaaaaagagagGAATGTTCAAcgtagaaagttaaatttttatctgaaaagaataaattttcagttataaaattaatttcccaataaataaatgatttttcaaagactatgatgaatcttaaaagaaaataaatcctcaactggaatatttgaattttcaatcagaaagatgaatgtttaaacaagaaaattaattttacaaaaagaaaaggaatttttaacaaggtacatcaatttttaactgaaaagaatcaACCTTCAaagcaaaaatgcaatagttcaattttcagttttaaaaaatacacattccaacaaactcatgaattttcaacaaaaattatgcatctttaaTTGGAGTAgcagcatttttaaccaaagagaagaatttttaaacgaaaaaaaaatttNNNNNNNNNNNNNNNNNNNNNNNNNNNNNNNNNNNNNNNNNNNNNNNNNNNNNNNNNNNNNNNNNNNNNNNNNNNNNNNNNNNNNNNNNNNNNNNNNNNNagcatttttaaccaaagagaagaatttttaaacgaaaaaaaaatttattttctactacatatgtaatagttaatatttaagcatgaaaaattaattttcaacaacaataattgaagtatcaacgaaaaaaaagaatgttcatccaagaagattaatttctaaaaaaaaaatacgaattttcaaaaaaagacatggatttttaaataaaaaagatacattttcaaccaaatagttgaattttgaactaaaaagaatcaattttcaaccatgaatggaataattaaactttcagttaaaaaaattagtttttaactaaactaacgaattttcaacggaaatgatgaatcttcaaatagaatggtttagttttcaataaataatatgaattttcaacgaaaattatgaatctttaattggattagttgaatttttaaccaaatagaagaattttttaacaaaaagattaattttccaccaaaaagaagagaataaatttcaagtaaaaaaattttttttcaaccacatggatgaattttcaatgaaaatgaacaaccttcaactggaatatttgaattttcaaccaaagagaagaaattttatcCGCAAAGattaacttctaccaaaaaataggaattttcaaccaaagaaaaagacatggatttttagttaaaaaaaaaaagatacatttcaaacaaatagtttaattttgaactaaaaaggatcaattttcaaactcatgcatttttaaattaaaatcattaatctttaacaggaatagttgaatttccaaacaagaaaatgaatttgaactaaaaaaaataatctaccaaatagttgaattttgaactaaaaagaatcgattttcaaccataaatggaataattaaattttcagttaaaaattacttttaaaataaactaatgaatcttcaactagaatgattcggttttcaaacaataatatgaattttctactaaaattatgaatctttaattggaatagttgaatttttaaacaaatagaataattttttaacaaaaagattaattttctaacaaaaaaagagactatttttcaacaaaatacatgaatttttaactaaaagagacattcttaaacaaataattgaattttgaactaaaaagaaccAATATTCAACCACAAACGAAAtatttatacgagggtagttcaataagtccttagaatgaccaacagatggcgcgcgaaacgctccaaatcatctgttttcagtcagcaccactcccgactagatataNNNNNNNNNNNNNNNNNNNNNNNNNNNNNNNNNNNNNNNNNNNNNNNNNNNNNNNNNNNNNNNNNNNNNNNNNNNNNNNNNNNNNNNNNNNNNNNNNNNNtagagctccaaggagattatattgaaaaataaaaaaaaatttacccaaaaaaaattgtttttatacttcattctaaggacttattgaactaccctcgtattttaagtttaaaaaagtaattttcaaccaaactagtgaattttcaacgaaaataattaatcttcaagaagaatagttgaattatcaaccaaagaaaagaatttttacaaaaagaacattaatttctatcaaaatcgatgaattttcaactaaaactatgtaTCTTCAaataggataattaaattttcaaccaaatagattaatatgctaacaaaaatattaattttctgccaaaaaacgggttttcaactaaaatacgtgaattttcaacgaaaatgataaatcttcaattggaatagtttaattttcaaccaaagagaagaaaaattatccacaaagactaatttctaccaaaaaaatacgaattttcaaaaaaagacatgaactttaaactaaaaaaagatacattttcaaccaaatagttgaattttgaactaaaaagaatgaatgttcaaccaaacatggaatagttaaattttcggttaaaaaaaatacaatttcaaacaaactcatgaattttcaactaaaattatgaatttttaaaagaaatagttgaattttcaacgaaaaaaaatcaaccatATAGGTCAATCTTGaactgaaaaggatgaattttcaaccaaacatggaatagttaaattttcatttaaaaaagacattttcaaacaaagtcatgaattttcaactaaaattatcaatctttaacatcaatagttgaattatcaactaaagaaaagaattttcatccaagaagattaatttctaccaaaaagataaattttgaactaaaacaataatcttcaaatagaatatttaaattttcaactaaatagattaattttcaaaaaatacaattaatttgctaacaaaaatattaattttctgctaaagaaGACGGTTTTTCAACATAgtacgtgaattttcaagaaagcacgtgaattttcaactaaaatgataaccCTTTAatttgtaccgaaaaaatccgaattttcaaaaaaaaaaaaatggatttttaacaaaaattagatacatttccattaaatagttaaatcttgaactaaaaagaataaattttcaacctaaaatggaatatttaaattttcagttaaaaaatttcttttcaactaaactaatgcattttcaacgaaaatgatgaatcttcaactagaatggttcggttttcaataaaaaaaaatgaattttcaacaaaaattttgattatttaattggattagttgaatttttaaccaaataacagaattttttaacagattaattttctaccaaaaaaagatactaattttcaacaaatacatgaattttgaactaaaaaggatcaattttcaaccaaacatggaatagttaaattttcatttaaaaaaatacatttttcaacaaactcatgaattttcaactaaaattatgaatttttaacaggaatagttgaattatcaaccaaagaagagaattttcatccaagaagattaatttctaccaaaaaagatgaaNNNNNNNNNNNNNNNNNNNNNNNNNNNNNNNNNNNNNNNNNNNNNNNNNNNNNNNNNNNNNNNNNNNNNNNNNNNNNNNNNNNNNNNNNNNNNNNNNNNNattgaatttttaaccaaagagaagaaaatttatccacgaagattaatttctatcaaaaaaatacgaattttcaaaaaaacatatggacttttaactaaaaaatatacattttcaaccaaatagttgaattttgaactaaaaaggtatatttttgaagttaaagaattgggaatttcattatcatttttgtttatctTACCAGCATCTCTGGCTTGATAACAGCCAGGCGGATCTTGAATATTAAAAGGAAGAGGAGTCGGCGCCCCTTCTTCTATGCAGTGGGCAAAAAGTCCTTGTCTCCATCCTAAAGCCATCAACCAGTCGGTGGAAGCAAGGCCCATTATCATCAAAAGAATCACAATCACCCCGCATATAAAGGCGAtcacctaaaataaaaatttgattaatcaaACCCTAAATGTCAACTAAAATTCAATCCAAAATTATATACTCAAGTCAATTACAACTACCGAAATAAGTTGGGCCTGAGACAAAAGGATATTGAaactaaacaaataatgaaaaaattccttcaaaaaagagaaaaacccGTTTTTAGAATTAATTCACTACCTGGGCGATCTCATTATCCCCCATGTGGTCATCAGCTACCGTATACATGATCATTTTACCCAAAAGAGTCCAAATTCAAAATCCAGCTTTTTATCACAGAACAAAAATCAAcctcacaaaccccaaactacTCAATCATTCGCTCGAAAGTCCTCCTTCCCGGACAACATTCTTCTATTTGTAAAGTTGTAAACACTTTGACAGGCGGGAATCAATTCAGTCGCGGGAGGTTGGTTTTTAATGGAAGTATTAAGATGCACATTGGGACTTTGGCGGATCGATGAAAGGTTCGCTGGTAGCTCATCGCACCTATTTGGTGGATGAAGCCGCCATCTTCACTGGCAGACCGGTTTTGTCATTGAGGTGGGATTTCTATAGAAGGGGAGATCTAAGGCTTACTTTTTTGCGAGGTCATCTCTCGGCGGATCACTCAGATAGGAAGTGACCTTTGGTCCTTTGGTAACCGAAGAGCGAGTATTGATTTTTCATCAGGTACGTCGAGTTTCGCATCTACGGAAAAtgcttttggtattttttttaaaccagatTTTTCAGCAAAAGCGTGGAACTAAATAGCATATTACATTCCTACCATTAACCCTTAAAGAGCACACTTCCGCGAAATTACATAAAGAACCACTGGTGTTAggtacccaagggtattcaaacgtgtaCTGGGCCGACGGTATTATATAgtgttttttacaagaaaatcaattaatgatgtttgaTCTATCTaatttaaggagaaaaaggtttcataacagtttttgaaacttaaagtagttttaaaaaatccttttcggagaaaaataattaaaaaatgacttctttcactctaaaattgataactttttgatatttttacttaaaaaatgacagaaaaataggttttcatgtcatttgttaatctggcgccatatgttccactttcttgaattttttacgttttgttaaagcgcaaataagtcgctgggtgtttTACACCCAATATGTCCTTCAAGTGTTAAATTAAGTATCTTTAATACATCCCTTAAATTTAGTAATTAAAGGTCAAATTTACTTTAAATCGCCCTGACAAATGGCAACGGATTGGATTTCGACTTTCATTCTTATGAAATAAAAAGCTTTGATCAATGTTGAAGCATTTGTGCGCTGACTAATTGGAAATCGGAAATAAATTCGTGCTGACGCATTGAAGAGAATTCGCTCCCCTCAAACTTGTGTGCTGTATTTGTACTTATGAtgagattcaaaattgaaaacagtatcCTTGAATTTACACTGGAATAgttgacattttcaaccaaaaagaagaattttcaaacacttagattaatttctagcaaataatacgaattttcaataaaatacattaattttcaaccaaactgattaacttccaactaaaatgatgaatcttcagctgaaatagttggattttaatcaatgaagataaatgttaaaagaatgataagtctttaactagaatagttgaattttcaaataaacatataatttttcaaacaagattattaattttctaacacaaaagacgatttttcaacaaaatacatgaattttcaacgaactagtttaattttaaactaaaacagacaAGTTTtccaacaattacattttaaagcgaaaattattaactggaatagttgaattttcgtccgcgaagattaattttaaccaaataaaaatacgaattttcaactaaaaaaagagacacattcagccaaatagttaagttttaaactaaaaagaatcaaTATCCAACTTAATATGAAACAGTGGAATCATCATCCAAAGaaaggaatgttcaacaaaatacattatttttaaactaaaaaagagaaagtttcagccaaatagttgaattttcactttaaaaaattaattttcaaccaaactgatgaactttcaactaaagtgatgtaTCTTCAAcacgaatagttaaattatcaaccaaagagaaCAATTAACgcacaagaagactaatttctcccaaaaaagacgaattttcaactaaaaaagctcaattttcagacaaatagttgaattttaaaccaaaaagacttaatcttcaaccaaaaatggatcattttaattttcagtttataacattaattttcatccaaactgatgaatttgcaactaaaatggtgaatcttcaactggaatagttgaattttcaaccaaacaaattaattttcaaacaaaaagattaattttctaccaaaaggagactatttttcaagaaaatacatgaattttcaactaaaaaagaggaaatttgaaataaaaagaatcaatcttaaaccaaaacagcacagttgaattttcagttgaaaaaattaattttaaacaaaatggatgactttcatctaaaatgatgcatttgtatgttgaatagttgaattttcaacgaaaatagataagttaaattttcagtttataaaattaattttcagccaaactacTGAACTGTCAGCTAAAAGAgaca includes:
- the LOC117179705 gene encoding transmembrane protein 47 isoform X2 yields the protein MSQTTTIETITITRPLKVIAFICGVIVILLMIMGLASTDWLMALGWRQGLFAHCIEEGAPTPLPFNIQDPPGCYQARDAGYIRAAAALCIVCILADIAATVLTGLGLRTQDHRNKHKYYRFAVSCMGIALISLLIALVIYPVCFAAELNYGNRPMWEFGWAYGVGWGAAIFLFGGAVLLLCDKESEEIYYKERKIVRDDITGGGSMIGVGHHGGRSGMQLA
- the LOC117179705 gene encoding p53 apoptosis effector related to PMP-22 isoform X1, giving the protein MIMYTVADDHMGDNEIAQVIAFICGVIVILLMIMGLASTDWLMALGWRQGLFAHCIEEGAPTPLPFNIQDPPGCYQARDAGYIRAAAALCIVCILADIAATVLTGLGLRTQDHRNKHKYYRFAVSCMGIALISLLIALVIYPVCFAAELNYGNRPMWEFGWAYGVGWGAAIFLFGGAVLLLCDKESEEIYYKERKIVRDDITGGGSMIGVGHHGGRSGMQLA